DNA from Methanococcus voltae:
TTAAATCCATTTGTTTTTTCATCTTTTTTATTATTGGAACACCCGTAGGTTCTTGAATGCTTAAAAAACCACTTGTAGCTTGTATTTTTGCTTTTTCAGAATAACCTTTTTTGATTTGTCCGATTGGTCTCGTAATTTCACTAATTGCATTTACTGGACATACTTCATAACAGAGTCCACAATCGTGGCATAATTTTTCAAAGACTAGTGCACTATTTTTTGTAATTGCCAATGCGTTAAAATTACAATATTTTGCACAATCTCCGCATTTTGTACATAAGTTTTCGTCTATTTTTGGCACTTTTGATAATACTTCTTCAGTTTTTGCAATTTCAGGGTTTAAAAATATAAAACCGTTTGGCTCTTCAACGTCAAAGTCCCAATAATGCACCGAATAATCATTTAAAGCCATATAATAACTTAAATTAGTGGAAACGGTAGTTTTACCAGTTCCACCTTTTCCACTTAATATTGAAATTTTCATAATTCCCCCGTAATTCGTTATTAATTTATTATTAATCTATTATTAATCTATTATTAATTTATTATTAATTTATTATTAATCTATTATTAATTAAAAAATTAGTAATATTCATTTTTTTAAGGTATTATTTCATTCCTTGGTGTGGCATACCTGCTTTTGTTATTTCCACCAATTCATTTGCTTCAAATTTATTGATGTTTTCAATCACTGTGCTTTCAGTACCTTTTAATACATTAATACCTTCTGATTCGAGAACTGCTTTTGCATTAGGTCCAATATTTCCGCTGATTAAAACTTTTGCCTTATTTTGGATTATTAACTGTGCTGAACCGATACCTGCACCGTGTGCGGATGATGTGTTTGTGTTGTCTATTGCTTCAAATTCCTTGCTTTCTGTATCGTAGATTATAAAGTATGGGCTTCTTCCGAATCTTTGTTCAAAGTTGCTATTTAATTCTTTTCCAGTGCTTGTAATACATATTTTCATAATTTCACTCTCATTAATTTTTTAATTTTTTACTTTTTTATTTGTTATTTAACGTATATTTATTTCGTATTTTAATTTGTAAATTGTAATATATATAATTATGCACATATGTGTAAAATAATTATTGATGCCATACATTAATTAGTTTATAATATATTATAAAATATATTATAAACTATATACTCGAGTGTATTTTTCAATCCATCAATGATATAAATTTTAAAAAAAAAATATTATTAGGTTTATTGATTAAATTATATGTATAAATCAATAACCGGTTTTTGAGTAATTAACTACTTTTCTAATTAAATTAACCATATTTAATTTATTAATTCAATAAATGATTAACTTACCATCAAAGAATCGTATTTAATAATCAATAATTTGTATAATTACCCAACATAATTAAAAATTTAAAATAAAAAAATATGGTAATTACCAATTACCGAGGTAAATATATGAAAAACTTAAACGAAGCTCAAATACACGGTTATATTACCAGCGGATTAGATTTGACAATAAGAGCAAGAACGCCAAATGGTCAAATAGTTTCTTTTGAAGTAATGCCTAATGGTACAACTGCAAAATATCTTGGGAATGAAATAGAACTCCCAAATTCGTTAAAAAACATAAATAAAATAAAAGATTTATTGATGGTTTTAAAAACACACGGGATACAAATCGGATATACCGGCTATGTAGTAAATCTTGTACCTATTGCAAATCCTCAAATGGCAAGAGATAATTTAATGCAAGTATCAAATGCTTGCGCCGGTGATGCTTCACCTTGCCCTGCTTTTGATTGTGGTGGTCAAGCTTGTGCAGGTCAGGCAGCTCCTTGCGGCGGTCAGGCCTGTGGAGGAGACGCTTGTGCTGCTCAAACTTCACCTTGCGGCGGTCAAACTTGTGGTACTGCAGGTTGTATAGCAAAAGGTAGCCCTTGCGCTGGTGATGCTTGCGGTGCAGATGTTTGTGGCGGTCAACTTTCACCTTGTGTCGCAGAAGGATGTGTAGGACAAGCTTGCGGCGGTCAAACTTCACCTTGCGGCGGAGATGCT
Protein-coding regions in this window:
- a CDS encoding NifB/NifX family molybdenum-iron cluster-binding protein; its protein translation is MKICITSTGKELNSNFEQRFGRSPYFIIYDTESKEFEAIDNTNTSSAHGAGIGSAQLIIQNKAKVLISGNIGPNAKAVLESEGINVLKGTESTVIENINKFEANELVEITKAGMPHQGMK
- a CDS encoding P-loop NTPase, translating into MKISILSGKGGTGKTTVSTNLSYYMALNDYSVHYWDFDVEEPNGFIFLNPEIAKTEEVLSKVPKIDENLCTKCGDCAKYCNFNALAITKNSALVFEKLCHDCGLCYEVCPVNAISEITRPIGQIKKGYSEKAKIQATSGFLSIQEPTGVPIIKKMKKQMDLIKEIDGNPVIHILDAPPGSSCTVLSTVKGSDFSLLITEPTKFGLHDLKIAVSVLDYLSIPYAVVINKSNEYDSIIEDYCNEENIEIMGKIPFSKEIAKNYSKGNLLVDVNNENLFTENIDLIFSNLKRRLNL